A portion of the Roseovarius sp. SCSIO 43702 genome contains these proteins:
- a CDS encoding cation diffusion facilitator family transporter, which translates to MRDHAHDHGGGHDHLPKNERAIGIAAILTGTFMLAEVAGGLISGSLALLADAGHMLTDFASLMLAWLAFRLARRPADAARTYGYDRFSVLAAFVNGMTLFVIAAWICWEAVQRLREPVEVMGGLMLGVAVAGLLVNIAAFYVLTRDESENLNVRAAALHVAGDLLGSVAAIVASLVILWTGWMPIDPILSVLVALIILRSAWAVVRESGHILLEGAPRGFDQEEVVRALREDVAGVTGIEHLHAWQVTQERPMVTLEVETEAGCDRDRVRDEVKALLNERFGLGHATVEIR; encoded by the coding sequence ATGCGAGATCACGCACATGACCATGGCGGCGGACATGACCACCTGCCGAAGAACGAGCGCGCGATCGGGATCGCCGCCATCCTCACGGGCACATTCATGCTGGCCGAGGTGGCGGGCGGGCTGATCTCGGGGTCGCTCGCGCTTCTGGCGGATGCGGGGCATATGCTCACGGATTTCGCGTCGCTCATGCTCGCGTGGCTGGCGTTCCGGCTGGCGCGAAGACCCGCGGATGCCGCCCGCACCTATGGGTATGACCGGTTCTCGGTGCTGGCGGCCTTCGTGAACGGGATGACGCTATTCGTCATCGCGGCCTGGATCTGCTGGGAGGCGGTTCAGCGCCTGCGTGAGCCGGTCGAGGTGATGGGCGGGCTGATGCTGGGCGTGGCGGTCGCGGGGCTGTTGGTGAACATCGCCGCTTTCTACGTGCTGACCCGTGACGAAAGCGAGAACCTCAACGTGCGCGCCGCCGCATTGCATGTGGCAGGCGATCTGCTGGGATCGGTGGCGGCAATCGTGGCGTCGCTCGTGATCCTCTGGACGGGATGGATGCCCATCGACCCGATCCTGTCGGTTCTGGTCGCGCTCATCATCCTCCGCAGCGCCTGGGCCGTGGTCCGCGAGAGCGGGCATATCCTCCTGGAAGGTGCGCCCCGGGGATTCGACCAGGAGGAAGTCGTGCGCGCGTTGCGGGAGGACGTCGCCGGCGTGACCGGGATCGAGCATCTTCATGCCTGGCAGGTCACGCAGGAGCGGCCCATGGTGACGCTCGAGGTCGAGACGGAAGCGGGATGCGACCGCGACCGGGTGCGCGACGAGGTGAAGGCGCTTCTGAACGAGCGGTTCGGCTTGGGGCACGCGACGGTCGAGATACGCTGA
- a CDS encoding iron-sulfur cluster assembly scaffold protein → MSGETDLIKLYSGRILELAADIPRLGRLDAPSATVKRRSPLCGSTITVDITAEDGCVTDYAQDVKACALGQAAASVVGGNIIGCSFDEVRAARDALHAMLKEDGPTPPAPFDGLEVLRPAASYKNRHASICLSLDAAVEALEQIAQTA, encoded by the coding sequence ATGAGCGGCGAGACCGACCTGATAAAGCTCTATTCCGGCCGCATTCTCGAACTGGCCGCCGACATCCCCCGGCTCGGCCGGCTCGACGCGCCCTCGGCCACGGTGAAGCGACGCTCGCCCCTCTGCGGCTCCACGATCACCGTGGACATCACCGCCGAGGACGGATGCGTCACCGATTACGCACAGGACGTGAAGGCCTGCGCGCTGGGCCAGGCGGCGGCAAGCGTGGTGGGCGGCAATATCATCGGATGCAGCTTCGATGAGGTCCGCGCGGCCCGCGACGCCCTCCATGCCATGCTGAAGGAAGACGGCCCCACACCGCCGGCCCCTTTCGACGGGCTCGAGGTTCTGCGCCCGGCCGCCAGCTACAAGAACCGTCACGCCTCGATCTGCCTCTCGCTCGATGCCGCCGTCGAGGCGCTCGAGCAGATTGCCCAGACCGCCTAG
- the hisI gene encoding phosphoribosyl-AMP cyclohydrolase, which produces MTFDPETLRYNAAGLIPAIAQEAETGEVLMMAWMNAEAVARTLETGRVTYWSRSRAAFWVKGETSGHVQDLVEMRVDCDRDCLLLLIRQEGPACHTNRRSCFYHAVRDGDEVEIMAPLA; this is translated from the coding sequence ATGACATTCGATCCCGAGACGCTTCGCTACAATGCGGCAGGCTTGATCCCCGCGATCGCGCAGGAGGCCGAGACCGGCGAGGTCCTGATGATGGCGTGGATGAACGCCGAGGCCGTGGCGCGCACGCTCGAGACCGGGCGCGTGACCTACTGGAGCCGGTCGCGGGCCGCCTTCTGGGTGAAGGGCGAGACGAGTGGGCATGTGCAGGACCTCGTGGAGATGCGCGTCGATTGCGACCGCGATTGCCTCCTGCTGCTGATCCGACAGGAGGGTCCGGCATGTCATACGAACCGCCGGAGCTGTTTCTATCATGCGGTGCGGGACGGGGACGAGGTGGAGATCATGGCGCCCCTGGCCTGA
- a CDS encoding alpha/beta fold hydrolase translates to MATPLADFCSYTVGGRVHRETRGAPETIRFTPQFSMTRDPRGHYAVEHAYVQFFVPEPRNTAPPVVLVHGGGLTGTIWERTPDGRPGWLHGLLARGYEVHVIDNVERGRAGFAPGLWPGDPVLRTMEEAWELFRIGAPEDFARRRPFPGARFPVARLEDFARHFVPRWFSTTHLQVAALHALLDRLGQAIVICHSQGSDALYGALGAGAGVSGVIAIEPSADPVSADDLGDTPFVLVAGDYLDRSGLWTHRIAAWPTLVDALPRAAYLTSRSGLAPGHSHQPMCDRGSDTALAAALDTFARL, encoded by the coding sequence ATGGCGACGCCGCTTGCGGATTTTTGCTCCTACACGGTGGGTGGCCGCGTCCACCGCGAGACCCGTGGTGCGCCCGAGACCATCCGCTTCACACCCCAGTTCAGCATGACCCGCGATCCGCGCGGCCACTACGCGGTCGAACATGCCTACGTGCAGTTCTTCGTCCCCGAGCCGCGCAACACCGCACCCCCGGTCGTTCTGGTGCATGGCGGCGGCCTGACCGGCACGATATGGGAGCGCACGCCCGACGGCCGCCCCGGCTGGCTCCACGGGCTTCTTGCCCGCGGCTACGAGGTGCATGTGATCGACAATGTCGAACGCGGCCGCGCCGGTTTCGCGCCGGGGCTCTGGCCGGGTGATCCGGTCCTGCGCACGATGGAGGAAGCATGGGAGCTTTTCCGTATCGGCGCGCCCGAGGATTTCGCCCGCCGCCGCCCCTTCCCCGGCGCGCGTTTCCCCGTGGCACGGCTTGAGGACTTCGCGCGCCATTTCGTGCCGCGCTGGTTCTCGACCACGCACTTGCAGGTCGCCGCCCTCCACGCGCTTCTCGATCGGCTGGGACAGGCCATCGTGATCTGTCATTCGCAAGGCTCAGACGCGCTCTACGGTGCGCTCGGTGCAGGCGCGGGCGTCTCCGGCGTGATCGCGATCGAGCCTTCGGCCGATCCCGTCAGCGCCGACGATCTCGGCGATACGCCGTTCGTCCTTGTCGCGGGCGACTATCTCGACCGCTCCGGTCTCTGGACGCATCGCATCGCCGCTTGGCCCACGCTCGTCGACGCCCTGCCCCGTGCCGCCTATCTCACGTCACGCTCCGGTCTCGCCCCGGGTCACTCGCACCAACCCATGTGCGACCGGGGCTCCGACACCGCGCTCGCCGCCGCGCTCGACACATTCGCAAGGCTCTGA
- a CDS encoding TRAP transporter substrate-binding protein encodes MRKTLLATALTVAATTAGAESYTLQSAFGQLPVLHPTAERFVANVSALTGGAVEFDYLLAGELSPAFEIFDNASVGAIDAGWSFAAYASGKEPAAALFGSVPFGGDPLSYIGWLNHGGGLELWREIYEPYNLVPMACGVILSEAGGWYTKPIETPEDLKGLNIRIGGLGGDILGKLGANAMSLPTGEISTSLETGRLDATELSFPLVDRLMGFDQVAKHYYFPGWHQPAGFIEFYMNKDKWDALEPAHRTAIETACNDANLFALGTAAGAQAAILEEFRANGVTVERFPDPVLDALRKAANEVYAEKSAEDEMFARVIDSYRAYDEDYREYRDLSALD; translated from the coding sequence ATGCGCAAGACCCTTCTCGCCACCGCCCTCACCGTCGCGGCAACCACCGCCGGCGCCGAAAGCTACACGCTGCAATCAGCCTTCGGCCAGCTTCCCGTCCTTCATCCCACGGCCGAGCGGTTCGTCGCGAACGTCTCGGCCCTCACCGGCGGCGCGGTCGAGTTCGACTACCTGCTCGCGGGCGAACTGTCCCCCGCCTTCGAAATCTTCGACAACGCGAGCGTCGGCGCCATAGACGCGGGCTGGTCCTTCGCCGCCTATGCCAGCGGCAAGGAACCCGCGGCGGCTCTTTTCGGCTCGGTCCCGTTCGGCGGCGATCCGCTCTCCTATATCGGCTGGCTCAACCACGGCGGTGGGCTCGAGCTCTGGCGCGAGATCTACGAACCCTACAACCTCGTGCCCATGGCCTGCGGCGTCATCCTCTCCGAGGCCGGCGGCTGGTACACGAAACCCATCGAGACGCCCGAGGACCTCAAGGGGCTCAACATCCGCATCGGCGGCCTCGGGGGCGACATCCTGGGCAAGCTCGGCGCGAACGCCATGTCGCTCCCCACCGGCGAAATCTCGACCTCGCTCGAAACCGGGCGGCTCGACGCGACCGAGCTCAGCTTCCCGCTCGTCGACAGGCTCATGGGCTTCGACCAGGTGGCCAAGCATTACTACTTCCCCGGCTGGCACCAACCGGCGGGCTTCATCGAGTTCTACATGAACAAGGACAAGTGGGACGCGCTCGAACCCGCGCACCGCACCGCCATCGAAACCGCCTGCAACGACGCTAATCTCTTTGCGCTTGGCACCGCCGCGGGGGCGCAGGCCGCGATCCTCGAGGAATTCCGCGCGAATGGCGTCACCGTCGAACGTTTCCCCGACCCGGTTCTCGACGCGCTGCGCAAGGCCGCGAACGAGGTCTATGCCGAGAAGTCCGCCGAGGACGAGATGTTCGCCCGCGTGATCGACAGCTACCGCGCCTATGACGAGGATTACCGCGAATATCGCGATCTTTCCGCGCTCGACTGA
- a CDS encoding TRAP transporter large permease subunit — protein MTDAALPLAMAGLTLAGILAGYRVGMVLGGAAALFVLISDLPIAYFSLLTSRIYANVLSNWLLVAIPMFIFMGLVLEMSGVAERSLRAAQRALGGSAAGMGLSVLVIGVLLAASSGIVGASVVLLALLALPRLEEAGFDKPTAAGLVASSGTLAILIPPSVMLIVLGDQLGAPVPAMFAGAIGPGLVLVAVYGAFVVWRARGLPRLDRAARVHPLRLLLDLGPLLLLIIAVLGSIIAGLATPTEASGLGAFGAVIVTALYRRFDVTTILAAARRTVTTTSMVLFVMIGATCFSAVFKGLGGDDLVEAGVTLFGSSPYAVLATVMGAIFLLGFVLDWLEITLILMPIFAPIVAGLDFGSGLTGQALLVWFGVLVAVNLQTSFLTPPFGFSLFYLRGAAGDRLTTRQIYRGVAPFVALQLLVLALLIAFPVLVTGLI, from the coding sequence ATGACCGACGCCGCCCTCCCCCTCGCCATGGCCGGACTGACCCTCGCGGGCATCCTCGCAGGCTACCGCGTGGGCATGGTGCTGGGCGGCGCGGCGGCGCTCTTCGTGCTGATCTCGGACCTGCCCATTGCCTACTTCTCGCTCCTGACTAGCCGCATCTATGCAAACGTCCTGTCGAACTGGCTTCTGGTGGCAATCCCGATGTTCATCTTCATGGGCCTCGTGCTGGAAATGTCTGGCGTGGCCGAGCGCAGTTTGCGCGCAGCGCAACGCGCCCTGGGCGGAAGCGCCGCGGGCATGGGGCTTTCGGTGCTCGTGATCGGCGTCCTTCTCGCAGCGTCATCGGGGATCGTCGGCGCGTCGGTCGTGCTTCTGGCGCTCCTCGCGCTCCCGCGGCTCGAAGAGGCGGGCTTCGACAAGCCCACCGCGGCGGGGCTTGTCGCGTCCTCCGGCACACTCGCCATCCTCATCCCGCCCTCGGTGATGCTGATCGTGCTGGGCGATCAACTCGGCGCGCCGGTCCCGGCGATGTTCGCAGGCGCCATCGGGCCGGGTCTCGTGCTTGTCGCGGTCTACGGCGCCTTCGTTGTCTGGCGGGCACGCGGCCTGCCCCGGCTCGACCGGGCGGCGCGCGTCCACCCTTTGCGCCTGCTGCTCGATCTCGGCCCGCTCCTACTGCTGATCATCGCGGTGCTGGGTTCGATCATCGCCGGGCTCGCCACGCCGACCGAGGCATCGGGTCTGGGGGCCTTCGGCGCGGTCATCGTCACCGCGCTCTACCGCCGCTTCGACGTCACCACGATCCTCGCAGCCGCACGCCGGACGGTGACGACCACCTCCATGGTGCTTTTCGTGATGATCGGCGCGACCTGCTTCTCGGCGGTGTTCAAGGGGCTGGGTGGTGACGACCTCGTCGAGGCGGGCGTCACGCTCTTCGGCAGCTCTCCCTACGCGGTCCTCGCCACCGTCATGGGCGCGATCTTCCTCCTCGGCTTCGTGCTCGACTGGCTCGAGATCACGCTCATCCTCATGCCGATCTTCGCGCCCATCGTGGCGGGGCTCGACTTCGGGAGCGGGCTCACCGGTCAGGCGCTGCTCGTGTGGTTCGGGGTGCTGGTGGCGGTCAACCTGCAAACCTCCTTCCTCACTCCGCCCTTCGGCTTTTCGCTCTTCTACCTCCGCGGCGCCGCGGGCGATCGGCTCACGACGCGGCAGATCTATCGCGGAGTGGCGCCTTTCGTGGCGCTTCAACTGCTGGTGCTCGCCCTGCTCATCGCCTTCCCAGTGCTCGTCACCGGCCTGATCTGA
- a CDS encoding TRAP transporter small permease subunit yields MRARFTAIGLGILDWAVIVLMLAIVAQVALSALDINPVASFDRALPLLGRGITLNSLLDLQWHLLVLIGLLPAGIVWLGEGHVRVDFLYQARSPRWQARTDLIGHALFAVPFFALMVPASSAFMLRAWSSDEGGRNGGLDDLWLVKSLLPLGLALLAAAILVETWRLLRRAR; encoded by the coding sequence ATGCGCGCGCGGTTTACGGCAATCGGTCTCGGCATCCTCGACTGGGCGGTCATCGTGCTCATGCTGGCCATCGTGGCGCAGGTCGCGCTTTCGGCGCTCGACATCAACCCGGTGGCGAGTTTCGACCGCGCGCTGCCCCTTCTCGGACGGGGGATCACGCTCAATTCCCTGCTCGACCTGCAATGGCATCTCCTCGTGCTCATCGGCCTTTTGCCGGCGGGCATCGTCTGGCTCGGTGAAGGTCATGTGCGGGTCGACTTCCTTTATCAGGCCCGCAGCCCGCGCTGGCAGGCCCGCACCGACCTCATCGGTCACGCGCTCTTCGCGGTGCCGTTCTTTGCACTGATGGTTCCCGCATCCTCGGCCTTCATGCTCCGCGCCTGGTCCTCCGACGAGGGCGGGCGCAATGGCGGGCTCGACGATCTCTGGCTCGTCAAGTCGCTCCTGCCACTCGGCCTTGCCCTTCTCGCCGCGGCGATCCTGGTCGAGACCTGGCGCCTACTGCGCCGCGCCCGATGA
- a CDS encoding aminotransferase class V-fold PLP-dependent enzyme, producing MDIETVRAETPACEHVLHFNNAGASLMPLPVVAALQGVLDDEVALGGYEAERRAAADLTAFYDEFAALLNGRSEEIAYVENATRAWDMAFYGLELGPGDRVITHGSEYVSNYLALLQQAERRGFEIDVVGSDETGQIDVAALERAIRPETKLIAITHVPTQGGLVNPAEDVGRIARAHGVLYMLDACQSVGQIDVDVARIGCDILSGTGRKFLRGPRGTGFLWVRCEVVERIDPPFLDLRAANWTGPDSYEMAPGARRFETWESFVAGRVGLMAAVRYARGIGMAAIEARVETLGQQLREALDGLRGVSVHDRGARKCGIVTLRKEGIAPAEMAARLREEGINVSVSQVSSARLDLGPRGIDALLRASVHYFNTEAEVVRFAEAVDRL from the coding sequence ATGGATATCGAGACGGTGAGGGCCGAGACGCCTGCCTGCGAGCACGTGCTGCATTTCAACAATGCGGGCGCATCGCTCATGCCTCTGCCGGTGGTGGCGGCGTTGCAGGGCGTGCTCGACGACGAAGTCGCCCTGGGCGGCTATGAGGCCGAGCGCCGGGCGGCGGCCGATCTGACCGCGTTCTACGACGAGTTCGCGGCGCTGCTGAACGGGCGTTCCGAGGAAATCGCCTATGTCGAGAACGCGACGCGCGCCTGGGACATGGCGTTCTACGGGTTGGAGCTTGGGCCCGGCGACCGGGTCATCACGCATGGGTCGGAATATGTCTCGAACTACCTCGCGCTCTTGCAGCAGGCGGAGCGGCGGGGCTTCGAGATCGACGTGGTAGGGTCGGACGAGACGGGGCAGATCGACGTGGCGGCGCTCGAACGGGCGATCCGACCGGAGACGAAGCTCATCGCGATCACGCATGTGCCGACGCAGGGCGGCCTCGTGAATCCCGCCGAGGACGTGGGACGGATCGCGCGGGCGCATGGCGTGCTCTACATGCTCGATGCCTGCCAGTCGGTGGGCCAGATCGACGTGGACGTGGCGCGGATCGGGTGCGACATCCTGTCGGGCACGGGGCGCAAGTTCCTGCGCGGGCCGCGCGGGACCGGGTTCCTGTGGGTGCGGTGCGAGGTGGTGGAACGGATCGACCCGCCCTTCCTCGATTTGCGCGCGGCCAACTGGACCGGCCCCGACAGCTACGAAATGGCGCCGGGCGCGCGGCGCTTCGAGACCTGGGAGAGTTTCGTCGCGGGGCGCGTGGGATTGATGGCGGCGGTGCGTTACGCGCGCGGGATCGGGATGGCGGCGATCGAGGCGCGGGTCGAGACGCTTGGCCAGCAACTGCGCGAGGCGCTGGACGGGCTGCGGGGCGTCAGCGTGCATGATCGTGGCGCGCGCAAATGCGGAATCGTGACCCTGCGCAAGGAGGGTATCGCGCCCGCCGAGATGGCCGCGCGGCTGCGCGAGGAAGGTATCAACGTGTCGGTGTCGCAGGTGAGTTCCGCGCGGCTCGACCTCGGGCCGCGGGGAATCGACGCGCTGCTGCGCGCCTCGGTGCATTACTTCAACACCGAAGCCGAGGTCGTGCGGTTCGCGGAGGCGGTGGACCGGCTGTGA
- a CDS encoding arginyltransferase — MRHTLPIAPQFYVTAPQPCPYLAGRMERKLFTALQGPEAQRLNDTLSQQGFRRSQNVLYRPACADCAACLSARIDVAAFTPSKSQKRALRRNANLSRRTSSPWATEEQFALFRSYLEERHAAGGMADMDAFEFAAMVEETPVRTRVIEYTDDETGDLMATSLTDVLEDGVSMVYSFFEPGLQKRSPGTYLILDHIHLAREMGLPYVYLGYWVPGSPKMGYKARFSGLEVHVGGKWEKMRDPADYDTKAHPLRNDPIAEQVADITLPDNMARHVQRG, encoded by the coding sequence ATGCGCCACACGCTGCCCATCGCGCCCCAATTCTACGTGACCGCGCCCCAGCCCTGCCCCTACCTGGCGGGCCGGATGGAGCGCAAGCTCTTCACCGCGCTGCAAGGCCCCGAGGCACAGCGCCTCAACGATACGCTCTCGCAGCAGGGGTTCCGCCGCTCGCAGAACGTGCTCTATCGCCCCGCCTGCGCCGATTGCGCGGCCTGCCTCTCGGCGCGGATCGACGTCGCGGCCTTCACCCCGTCGAAATCCCAGAAACGCGCGCTTCGGCGCAATGCCAACCTCTCGCGCCGGACAAGCTCTCCCTGGGCCACCGAGGAACAGTTCGCGTTGTTCCGCAGCTATCTCGAGGAACGCCACGCGGCAGGCGGCATGGCCGATATGGACGCGTTCGAATTCGCCGCGATGGTCGAAGAGACCCCGGTGCGCACGCGCGTCATCGAATACACCGACGACGAGACCGGCGACTTGATGGCGACCTCGCTCACCGACGTGCTCGAGGACGGGGTGAGCATGGTCTATTCCTTCTTCGAGCCCGGCTTGCAGAAACGCAGCCCCGGCACCTACCTCATCCTCGATCACATCCACCTCGCGCGCGAGATGGGCCTGCCTTACGTCTATCTCGGCTACTGGGTGCCCGGCAGTCCCAAGATGGGTTACAAGGCGCGCTTCTCGGGGCTCGAGGTTCATGTCGGCGGCAAGTGGGAGAAGATGCGCGATCCGGCCGATTACGATACGAAGGCGCACCCCCTGCGCAACGATCCAATCGCCGAACAGGTGGCCGACATCACCCTGCCCGACAACATGGCCCGCCACGTCCAGCGAGGCTGA
- a CDS encoding RDD family protein: protein MSDPPRTALVDWHLPDPERAPEFYADVPLKRLLAFVIDSAVIFALSLFAVVLTAFIGLFFFPFLFLCLGFVYRWVTISRAFATWGMRLMGIEFRRADGTRLDGMTAALHTGLFTLACAMPVIQLVSMGFMAFHPRGQGLPDIMLDTTALNCRARG, encoded by the coding sequence ATGTCCGACCCCCCTCGCACCGCGCTCGTGGACTGGCACCTGCCCGACCCCGAGCGCGCGCCCGAATTCTACGCCGATGTGCCGCTCAAGCGGCTTCTGGCCTTCGTCATCGACAGCGCGGTCATCTTCGCGCTGAGCCTCTTCGCGGTGGTCCTCACGGCCTTTATCGGGCTTTTCTTCTTCCCGTTTCTCTTTCTCTGCCTCGGCTTCGTCTATCGCTGGGTCACGATTTCGCGCGCCTTCGCGACCTGGGGGATGCGGCTCATGGGGATCGAGTTCCGCCGCGCCGACGGCACGCGGCTCGACGGGATGACGGCGGCACTGCACACCGGGCTCTTCACGCTCGCTTGCGCGATGCCGGTCATACAGCTCGTGTCGATGGGCTTCATGGCCTTCCACCCGCGCGGCCAGGGCCTGCCCGACATCATGCTCGACACGACCGCGCTCAACTGTCGCGCACGGGGCTGA